The following proteins come from a genomic window of Salinicoccus sp. RF5:
- a CDS encoding fumarylacetoacetate hydrolase family protein, with the protein MANIKFKHQGIQLMQEALFEAPDSVMLDAEQHNISEFNFDVPINGTVYGALLNFKGAYAQYEGQLNDDPYKAPPKAPILYIKPINTYIGDGEAVPMPQSEETLSAGAALAVVIGKTATRLEKSNALDHVAGYTIVNDISIPHESIYRPAYKEKARDGFCPIGPWITERDSVGDPNALKISVYVNGELKAENNTSNLIRSVEGLLADVTEFMTLYEGDVLLVGVPEDMPLLKAGDTVKVEVEGIGVLENEVLDENQVAGGKRK; encoded by the coding sequence ATGGCAAACATCAAATTCAAACACCAAGGCATACAGTTGATGCAGGAAGCTCTGTTTGAAGCACCAGATAGTGTGATGCTTGATGCAGAACAGCATAATATTTCAGAGTTCAATTTTGATGTCCCGATTAACGGGACAGTCTATGGCGCACTCCTCAATTTCAAGGGTGCCTACGCGCAGTATGAGGGTCAATTGAATGACGACCCCTATAAAGCACCTCCAAAAGCACCAATACTCTATATCAAACCGATCAATACATATATCGGGGACGGGGAAGCTGTACCAATGCCGCAAAGTGAAGAAACGCTCTCAGCAGGAGCTGCTCTGGCAGTGGTCATCGGAAAGACGGCGACCAGACTTGAAAAATCAAATGCCCTCGATCATGTAGCGGGGTATACGATCGTCAATGACATCAGCATTCCGCATGAAAGCATCTACAGGCCTGCCTACAAGGAAAAGGCAAGGGATGGTTTCTGTCCGATCGGTCCATGGATAACAGAGAGGGATTCTGTCGGTGATCCAAACGCTTTAAAAATTTCCGTGTATGTAAATGGAGAGCTCAAAGCTGAAAATAACACATCCAACCTCATTCGTTCAGTAGAAGGACTTCTGGCGGACGTTACTGAGTTCATGACGCTCTACGAAGGGGATGTTCTGCTGGTCGGTGTACCTGAAGACATGCCGTTGCTCAAGGCCGGGGATACGGTCAAAGTGGAAGTGGAAGGCATCGGTGTTCTGGAGAACGAAGTATTGGATGAGAATCAAGTGGCAGGAGGCAAAAGGAAATGA